In a genomic window of Shouchella clausii:
- the deoB gene encoding phosphopentomutase, translated as MKKRFERIFLIVMDSVGIGEAPDAKEFGDEGTNTLGSIAEAFNGLHVPELEKLGLGKIAPLKGVKNVPTPLASYGIMQEASLGKDTMTGHWEIMGLHITKPFQVFPDGFPSELLEQLKSETGRGIIGNKVASGTEILDELGEQHVKTGDLIVYTSADSVLQIAAHEEVVPLEELYDICEKARKLTLAPEYMVGRVIARPFVGELGKWKRTANRHDYALKPFGRTVMNTLEDAGLASIALGKISDIYDGEGVTKAVRTTSNEDGMDKLAEQINTSFEGLCFLNLVDFDALYGHRRDVIGYGEAIMAFDQRLGEILPRLGDEDLLIITADHGNDPTHTGTDHTREYVPLLVYNKGIKPVNLGKRRTFADIGATVADNFQVELPSNGTSFLAELKPE; from the coding sequence ATGAAGAAACGGTTTGAACGGATTTTTTTAATTGTCATGGATTCAGTCGGGATTGGCGAAGCGCCAGATGCTAAAGAGTTTGGTGATGAAGGGACGAACACGCTTGGTTCCATAGCAGAGGCTTTTAATGGCCTACATGTTCCTGAGTTAGAAAAGCTTGGTCTAGGAAAAATTGCTCCTTTGAAAGGGGTAAAAAATGTCCCAACTCCACTGGCAAGCTATGGAATCATGCAAGAAGCGTCCTTAGGTAAAGATACAATGACAGGTCATTGGGAAATAATGGGCTTACATATTACTAAACCATTCCAAGTGTTTCCAGATGGGTTTCCGTCGGAGCTCCTTGAGCAACTTAAAAGCGAAACAGGACGGGGCATCATTGGCAATAAAGTCGCATCAGGTACAGAGATTTTGGATGAGTTAGGCGAACAGCATGTGAAAACAGGTGATTTAATTGTCTATACGTCAGCTGATTCAGTTTTGCAAATTGCCGCCCATGAAGAAGTCGTGCCTTTGGAAGAGCTCTATGACATTTGCGAGAAGGCCCGTAAGTTGACATTAGCTCCAGAGTACATGGTCGGTCGTGTGATTGCAAGGCCGTTTGTTGGCGAACTAGGCAAGTGGAAGCGGACAGCAAACCGCCATGATTATGCGTTAAAGCCATTTGGGCGCACAGTGATGAATACGCTTGAAGATGCAGGGCTTGCTTCCATCGCGTTAGGAAAAATTTCCGACATATATGATGGGGAAGGCGTTACAAAAGCAGTCCGCACTACTTCGAATGAGGATGGCATGGACAAGCTAGCAGAACAAATAAATACGTCTTTCGAAGGGCTTTGTTTTTTAAATTTAGTCGATTTTGATGCACTTTATGGCCATAGACGCGATGTGATCGGGTATGGAGAGGCCATTATGGCATTTGATCAACGACTCGGGGAAATCTTGCCCCGATTAGGAGACGAAGACTTGCTGATCATTACAGCCGATCACGGCAATGACCCTACGCATACAGGTACGGACCATACAAGGGAATATGTGCCATTGCTCGTGTACAATAAAGGGATAAAACCAGTCAATCTTGGGAAACGCCGGACATTTGCTGACATAGGGGCAACCGTTGCCGACAATTTTCAAGTAGAATTGCCTAGCAACGGAACGAGCTTTTTAGCAGAACTAAAGCCGGAGTAA